The following are encoded together in the Mesoterricola sediminis genome:
- a CDS encoding metallophosphoesterase family protein: MKIAILADLHGNADALRALPEDADDVWVLGDLVNYGPEPGAVVAGLRARASVIVRGNHDAAVATPGDAAWKPRWRETAEATRRFTASVLPPEDLAYLGGLPLQARVTRGGATFHLVHATPSDPLYGHHAPGAPGWEAELRGTGADVLLVGHSHVPFIQPVGRAVVANPGSLGQPRNGDPRASYLLWEDGRLTLRTYAYPVETTVRKLQALAFPRAVETDLVALLRTGRP; this comes from the coding sequence ATGAAGATCGCCATCCTCGCGGACCTCCATGGGAATGCCGACGCCCTCCGCGCCCTGCCCGAGGACGCCGACGACGTCTGGGTCCTGGGCGACCTCGTGAACTACGGGCCCGAACCGGGCGCGGTGGTCGCCGGCCTCCGGGCCCGGGCCTCGGTGATCGTCCGGGGGAACCACGACGCGGCGGTGGCCACGCCCGGGGACGCGGCCTGGAAGCCCCGGTGGCGGGAGACGGCGGAGGCCACCCGGCGCTTCACGGCGTCGGTGCTCCCCCCCGAGGACCTCGCCTACCTGGGGGGGCTGCCCCTCCAGGCCCGGGTGACGCGGGGCGGCGCCACCTTCCACCTCGTCCACGCCACCCCCTCGGACCCCCTCTACGGCCACCACGCCCCCGGTGCTCCGGGCTGGGAGGCGGAGCTCCGCGGAACCGGGGCCGATGTCCTCCTCGTCGGCCATTCCCACGTTCCGTTCATCCAGCCCGTGGGCAGGGCCGTCGTGGCAAACCCCGGCAGCCTGGGCCAGCCCCGCAACGGCGACCCCCGGGCCTCGTACCTCCTCTGGGAGGACGGCCGCCTCACGCTGCGCACCTACGCGTACCCCGTGGAGACCACCGTGCGCAAGCTCCAGGCCCTCGCCTTCCCCCGGGCCGTGGAGACCGACCTCGTCGCCCTCCTCCGCACGGGCCGTCCCTGA
- a CDS encoding sensor histidine kinase, whose protein sequence is MSGSAPMPPRRPFRKGWRRRAGPSWHELRALAEISDAVAAVDLQNRIVYWNHTAERNYGWTAAEAMGQPLMELIKYEWVQPGDHQAFLDGMAREGRWVGEVIHHTRSGRRFWAQCTSIVVRNAAGQRVGSMAMIRDLTGLKRIEAELRRSVAELTRSNHQLAQYAYVVSHDLQEPVRMITAYLGLLQDRYAGRLDARADQYIEVSTQAARQIQGLIRDLLAYAQVGAKPRQRAVTSLDQPLDQALVNLRGSLEASGARLTRDTLPAVAVDAAEMVQLFQNLVGNALKFCGDAPPVVHIGARREGAGWRVEVRDQGIGIDADCQERVFEVFKRLHRREAYPGNGIGLAICKQIVERHGGTLGLESRPGQGATFHFTLPDLAVQDLP, encoded by the coding sequence TTGTCCGGATCCGCCCCCATGCCGCCGCGCCGGCCCTTCCGCAAGGGCTGGAGGCGGCGCGCCGGACCCTCCTGGCACGAACTCCGCGCCCTGGCGGAGATCAGCGACGCCGTGGCCGCGGTCGACCTGCAGAACCGCATCGTCTACTGGAACCACACGGCGGAAAGGAACTACGGCTGGACCGCCGCCGAGGCCATGGGCCAGCCGCTGATGGAATTAATTAAATATGAATGGGTGCAGCCCGGGGACCACCAGGCCTTCCTGGACGGCATGGCCCGGGAGGGCCGGTGGGTGGGGGAGGTGATCCACCATACCCGCAGCGGGCGGCGCTTCTGGGCCCAGTGCACCAGCATCGTCGTGCGCAACGCCGCGGGGCAGCGCGTCGGCAGCATGGCGATGATCCGGGACCTCACCGGCCTGAAGCGCATCGAGGCCGAACTGCGTCGCTCCGTGGCCGAGCTGACCCGCTCCAATCACCAGCTGGCCCAGTACGCCTATGTGGTCAGCCACGACCTGCAGGAGCCGGTGCGGATGATCACGGCCTACCTGGGCCTGCTCCAGGACCGCTATGCGGGCCGCCTCGACGCGCGGGCGGACCAGTACATCGAGGTGTCGACCCAGGCGGCCCGGCAGATCCAGGGCCTGATCCGGGACCTGCTCGCCTACGCCCAGGTGGGCGCCAAGCCCCGGCAGCGCGCGGTGACCTCCCTGGACCAGCCCCTGGACCAGGCCCTGGTGAACCTGCGGGGCAGCCTCGAGGCCAGCGGCGCCCGCCTCACCCGGGACACGCTCCCGGCTGTGGCCGTGGACGCCGCCGAGATGGTCCAGCTCTTCCAGAACCTGGTCGGCAATGCGCTCAAGTTCTGCGGCGACGCTCCGCCCGTGGTCCACATCGGCGCCCGGCGCGAGGGCGCCGGATGGCGCGTCGAGGTTCGGGACCAGGGCATCGGCATCGACGCCGACTGCCAGGAGCGGGTCTTCGAGGTGTTCAAGCGCCTGCACCGGCGCGAGGCCTACCCCGGCAACGGCATCGGCCTCGCCATCTGCAAGCAGATCGTGGAGCGCCACGGCGGCACCCTGGGCCTGGAGAGCCGTCCCGGCCAGGGCGCCACCTTCCACTTCACCCTGCCGGACCTCGCCGTGCAGGACCTGCCCTGA